A window of Mucilaginibacter paludis DSM 18603 contains these coding sequences:
- a CDS encoding sensor histidine kinase: protein MADIKSLIIITTLIFLLAPASIIVYILVYNNRKKKHLEEKAQMKIAFDAEILKTQCEVQEQTMQTIGADLHDNIGQLLSLTSLTLSSVELINPGKAQQKIDTALDLTLQSIKEMRLLGKLLQGDQLMMLGLPEAIRHQINWLEKSGMYQITYLCNGDIPASGDHNKNLVLFRILQETLNNVIKHARATQINISLAYLDGQLRLQINDNGIGFIAGSLPAEQAGMGLQNINKRAAIVGGEAKITSQPGEGTQIIIFIPYP, encoded by the coding sequence ATGGCTGACATCAAAAGTTTAATCATCATTACAACACTCATCTTCTTATTGGCGCCGGCTTCTATCATCGTTTATATTCTGGTATATAATAATCGCAAAAAAAAACATCTTGAAGAAAAAGCCCAGATGAAAATAGCTTTCGATGCCGAAATACTAAAAACCCAGTGCGAAGTTCAGGAACAAACCATGCAAACCATCGGTGCCGATCTTCACGATAACATCGGGCAGTTGTTAAGCCTGACCTCGCTAACATTAAGCTCGGTCGAATTGATCAATCCCGGCAAGGCGCAGCAGAAAATCGATACGGCTCTTGATCTCACCCTACAGTCAATCAAGGAAATGAGGTTACTTGGCAAGTTGCTACAGGGCGATCAGTTGATGATGTTAGGCCTGCCTGAAGCCATCCGCCATCAGATTAACTGGCTCGAAAAATCGGGTATGTATCAAATCACTTACCTTTGCAACGGCGACATTCCCGCATCCGGCGATCATAACAAAAACCTGGTTCTTTTTCGCATCCTGCAGGAAACCTTGAACAATGTTATCAAACATGCACGGGCTACTCAAATTAATATCAGCCTGGCTTACCTGGACGGCCAGCTAAGGTTGCAAATTAATGACAACGGTATTGGATTTATCGCGGGTAGTTTACCGGCAGAGCAGGCCGGCATGGGTTTACAGAATATCAACAAGCGCGCGGCCATAGTTGGGGGTGAGGCAAAAATTACTTCGCAACCCGGTGAAGGTACCCAAATTATTATTTTTATTCCATATCCTTAA
- a CDS encoding zinc finger domain-containing protein — MNPSKNAPVINKSLACSGCGAQLHFAPGGHQLKCDYCGCVNDIPAGASNADISNNFDSFVKQNNALLHSADAGAVKCVSCGSITDLAQNIIAQQCPFCQSPLVLDLRHHRGYIRPHSILPFTLNREDAAAAFHNWAKHLSVFKPDDLVQSINNSSITLLQGWYLPHFIFDAQVVSQYGGSRGEYYWTTETYVDSNKQTKTRRKRHTAWASVSGAVTDSFKNMLIPATQSLNPKTLDKLGPWDYEAMVPFDECYLSGFGAESYQLSPEDGRRATETEIAADVKRSILRDIGGDEQKIAGLHTEYVESSVEYTLLPVWISSFNYNNKTYQYTINANTGEVIGNYPLSRYKIAFACILIAGIIIAIILYNNPGVYSHHVK; from the coding sequence ATGAATCCAAGCAAAAACGCGCCTGTGATCAATAAATCCTTAGCTTGCAGTGGTTGCGGCGCCCAACTCCATTTTGCTCCGGGCGGGCACCAGCTAAAGTGCGATTACTGTGGCTGTGTCAATGATATTCCGGCGGGAGCCTCAAATGCCGATATCTCAAACAACTTTGATAGCTTTGTAAAACAAAATAATGCTCTTTTGCATTCGGCGGATGCAGGTGCTGTTAAGTGTGTAAGTTGCGGTTCCATTACAGATCTGGCACAAAACATTATAGCGCAGCAATGTCCGTTTTGCCAATCTCCGTTGGTTCTGGATCTTCGTCATCATCGCGGATACATCCGTCCGCATTCTATTTTACCTTTCACTTTAAATAGGGAGGATGCTGCGGCGGCATTTCATAATTGGGCAAAACATTTGTCTGTTTTTAAACCGGATGATCTGGTTCAGTCCATCAATAATAGTTCAATCACGTTGTTGCAAGGATGGTATCTTCCGCATTTTATCTTTGATGCACAGGTTGTGAGCCAGTACGGCGGTAGCAGGGGAGAGTATTACTGGACAACCGAAACGTATGTGGATAGCAATAAACAAACTAAAACAAGGCGTAAACGTCATACAGCTTGGGCCAGCGTTTCCGGGGCCGTTACCGATTCTTTCAAAAACATGTTAATACCTGCCACACAATCCTTAAACCCTAAAACGCTTGATAAATTAGGGCCATGGGATTATGAGGCAATGGTGCCTTTTGATGAGTGCTATTTAAGCGGTTTCGGTGCCGAAAGCTACCAGCTTAGCCCCGAGGATGGGCGCCGCGCTACCGAAACCGAAATAGCTGCTGATGTGAAACGTTCAATTCTTCGGGATATTGGTGGGGATGAACAAAAAATAGCTGGTTTACATACCGAGTACGTTGAAAGTTCTGTTGAATACACTTTGCTACCCGTTTGGATAAGTTCGTTTAATTACAATAACAAGACCTATCAATATACCATCAATGCCAACACAGGTGAAGTGATAGGCAATTATCCGCTCAGTCGTTATAAAATAGCATTTGCCTGTATCTTAATCGCTGGTATTATTATAGCAATAATCCTGTACAATAATCCAGGAGTGTATTCGCACCACGTCAAATAA
- the ettA gene encoding energy-dependent translational throttle protein EttA, with amino-acid sequence MADEKIIFSMAGVNKIYPPQKQVLKNIYLSFFYGAKIGVIGLNGSGKSSVLKIIAGLDKSYQGEVVFSPGYTVGYLAQEPELDPNKTVREVVEEGVSETTAVLKEYEEINEKFGLPEVYEDADAMDKLLARQGELQDIIDATNAWELDTKLERAMDALRCPEPDAKISVLSGGERRRVALCRLLLKEPDVLLLDEPTNHLDAESIDWLEQHLKQYKGTVIAVTHDRYFLDNVAGWILELDRGEGIPWKGNYSSWLDQKAKRLAQEEKTESKRQKTLERELEWVRMAPKARHAKSKARLSNYDKLASEDGKEREDKLELFIPPGPRLGNVVIEATNVSKAYGDKVLFDNLSFSLPPAGIVGIIGPNGAGKTTLFRLITGQDQPDAGTFRVGETVALGYVDQLHDDLDPNKSVWENITDGLETVMLGNRPLNSRAYVSKFNFNGADQQKKVNVLSGGERNRVHLAITLKKGSNVLLLDEPTNDIDVNTLRALEEALENFAGCAVVISHDRWFLDRICTHILAFEGDSQVYFFEGNYSDYEENRKKRLGDIAPKRIRYKKLAG; translated from the coding sequence ATGGCAGACGAAAAGATCATTTTTTCAATGGCAGGGGTAAACAAAATTTATCCGCCTCAAAAACAAGTTTTAAAAAATATCTACCTCTCTTTTTTTTACGGAGCTAAAATAGGCGTTATCGGTTTAAACGGCTCGGGTAAATCGTCCGTGTTAAAAATCATTGCCGGTTTAGATAAATCATACCAGGGCGAGGTTGTTTTTTCGCCGGGCTATACCGTAGGCTACCTGGCCCAGGAGCCAGAGCTCGATCCCAACAAAACAGTTAGAGAGGTGGTTGAGGAAGGTGTATCAGAAACCACTGCGGTTTTAAAGGAATACGAAGAGATTAACGAAAAATTTGGCTTACCCGAAGTTTACGAGGATGCCGATGCGATGGATAAGCTACTGGCGCGGCAGGGCGAGCTACAGGATATTATTGACGCTACCAATGCCTGGGAGCTGGATACCAAGCTGGAACGTGCTATGGATGCCCTGCGCTGCCCTGAGCCGGATGCCAAAATTTCGGTTTTATCGGGAGGAGAGCGCAGGCGCGTTGCTTTATGCCGCCTGTTGTTAAAAGAGCCCGATGTACTTTTGCTTGATGAGCCTACCAACCACCTGGATGCCGAATCGATCGACTGGCTGGAACAGCACTTAAAACAATATAAGGGTACAGTGATAGCGGTAACCCATGATCGTTACTTTTTGGATAATGTGGCTGGCTGGATTTTGGAGCTTGACCGCGGAGAAGGCATCCCCTGGAAAGGAAACTATTCGTCGTGGCTTGATCAGAAAGCCAAGCGACTGGCGCAGGAAGAGAAGACAGAAAGCAAACGCCAGAAAACTCTGGAGCGCGAGCTGGAATGGGTACGAATGGCGCCAAAGGCCCGCCATGCCAAATCAAAAGCACGTTTATCAAACTATGATAAATTAGCATCGGAGGATGGTAAGGAGCGCGAAGATAAACTGGAATTGTTCATCCCGCCAGGACCAAGGTTAGGTAACGTAGTTATTGAGGCTACCAATGTAAGCAAGGCTTACGGCGATAAAGTGTTATTTGATAACCTGAGCTTCTCGTTACCGCCAGCCGGTATTGTGGGTATCATTGGCCCTAACGGCGCGGGTAAAACAACCCTATTCCGCTTAATTACCGGCCAGGACCAACCCGATGCCGGAACTTTCCGCGTTGGCGAAACTGTGGCACTTGGCTATGTTGACCAGCTGCATGACGACCTGGATCCTAATAAATCGGTTTGGGAAAACATCACCGATGGCCTGGAAACCGTAATGCTGGGCAATCGGCCGCTTAACTCAAGGGCTTATGTATCCAAGTTTAACTTTAACGGCGCCGACCAGCAAAAAAAGGTGAATGTATTATCGGGCGGGGAACGTAACCGGGTGCATTTGGCTATCACGCTGAAAAAAGGTTCAAATGTGTTGTTACTGGATGAGCCCACCAATGATATCGACGTGAACACATTGCGCGCCTTGGAAGAGGCTTTGGAAAATTTTGCGGGCTGCGCAGTAGTGATCAGTCACGACCGTTGGTTTTTAGATAGGATATGTACCCACATTCTGGCCTTTGAAGGCGATTCGCAGGTTTACTTTTTTGAAGGCAATTATAGCGATTACGAAGAGAACCGTAAAAAACGACTTGGAGATATTGCTCCTAAAAGAATCAGATATAAAAAGCTGGCCGGGTAA
- a CDS encoding response regulator transcription factor: protein METEQINIAIVDDHTLFRRGVAALMSEFDELHVVFEASNGEQLQQMLAKAPLPQVILMDINMPVMDGYQATKWVRARYPEIKVLALSMFEDDKAVIEMIKCGAGGYVLKESKPRDLLEAIKTIHQKGVYINDLVSGKLLRSVTQHEPVLDITKKEMEFLKLACSELTYKEIADLMFVSPRTVDNYRESLFQKLTIKSRTGLVLYAIQNDIFKF from the coding sequence ATGGAAACTGAGCAGATTAATATCGCTATTGTAGATGATCATACCCTTTTTAGGCGAGGAGTTGCCGCTTTAATGAGCGAGTTTGATGAGTTGCATGTTGTTTTTGAAGCCAGCAATGGCGAGCAGCTTCAACAGATGCTGGCTAAGGCTCCACTGCCCCAGGTGATATTGATGGATATCAATATGCCGGTGATGGACGGCTATCAAGCCACAAAGTGGGTAAGGGCGAGGTATCCTGAAATTAAAGTGCTTGCACTAAGTATGTTTGAGGACGATAAGGCTGTAATTGAGATGATTAAATGCGGTGCCGGCGGCTATGTTTTAAAAGAGTCTAAACCGCGGGATTTGCTGGAGGCCATTAAAACCATCCATCAAAAGGGAGTGTATATTAACGACCTCGTTTCGGGAAAATTACTTCGCTCGGTTACTCAACACGAACCCGTTTTAGACATCACTAAAAAGGAGATGGAATTTTTAAAATTAGCCTGTTCCGAATTAACTTATAAAGAAATAGCCGACCTGATGTTTGTAAGCCCGCGTACTGTTGATAATTATCGTGAGTCTCTTTTTCAGAAATTGACGATCAAATCAAGAACCGGCTTGGTGTTGTACGCTATTCAGAATGATATATTTAAGTTTTAA
- a CDS encoding ferritin-like domain-containing protein — translation METLTKNDDQLIENNSTFSAKMQRRSFLRYAGAGAATVGVLAACKRHHDEIPDPSAIDVGSGDVGILNFAYALEQLEAAFYTQVVAMGSFSTLFSAQEQIYLTDIRDHEIAHREFFKTAITAAAPSGIIPALTPDFSSIDFNTRLGILSAAKAFEDTGVSAYNGAGSSISSAAYLTIAGKIVSVEARHAALIRDLISYGSYADSTNLDSNALDKQLTAGAVVVIANGYLKTKISANSLPK, via the coding sequence ATGGAAACTTTAACAAAAAACGATGATCAGCTCATCGAAAACAACAGCACTTTCAGTGCTAAAATGCAAAGAAGGTCCTTTTTGCGTTACGCTGGTGCCGGCGCCGCCACGGTGGGGGTTTTGGCAGCTTGTAAACGCCATCATGATGAAATTCCAGATCCATCTGCGATTGATGTGGGTAGCGGCGATGTAGGTATTTTGAATTTTGCCTATGCTTTGGAACAATTAGAAGCAGCATTTTACACCCAGGTTGTTGCTATGGGAAGTTTTAGTACCTTGTTCTCGGCACAGGAGCAGATTTATTTAACAGATATCCGCGATCATGAAATTGCTCACCGCGAATTTTTTAAAACTGCTATTACGGCAGCAGCGCCAAGCGGTATTATCCCAGCTTTAACTCCTGATTTTAGCAGTATTGATTTTAACACCCGGTTGGGTATTTTAAGCGCTGCTAAAGCTTTTGAAGATACAGGTGTATCTGCTTACAATGGCGCAGGCTCGTCAATTTCAAGTGCTGCTTATTTAACCATAGCGGGTAAAATTGTTTCAGTTGAAGCTCGCCATGCTGCATTGATCCGCGACTTGATCAGCTACGGAAGTTATGCCGACAGCACTAACCTGGATTCGAATGCGCTTGATAAACAACTAACCGCGGGAGCCGTGGTAGTGATAGCTAATGGATACTTAAAGACAAAAATTTCTGCAAACAGTTTACCTAAATAA
- a CDS encoding enoyl-ACP reductase FabI has translation MAYNLLKGKKGIIFGALDENSIAWKTAQACHAEGAELVLTNAPIALRMGTINKLAEEINAPVIPADVTITEDIENLLTKSMEHFGGGVDFILHSIGMSINVRKGIHYTENNYEFTHKGLDISALSLHRVLATAMKMDAINEWGSVVALTYIAAQRVFPDYNDMTDNKAYLESIARNFGYQYGVKKNVRVNTISQSPTRTTAGSGVKGFDGFISYAEKMSPLGNATAQECANYCVSLFSDLTKMVTMQNLFHDGGFSFTGVSQAVIEQMEK, from the coding sequence ATGGCATACAACTTATTAAAAGGTAAAAAAGGGATCATCTTTGGCGCGTTGGACGAAAATTCTATCGCCTGGAAAACCGCTCAAGCATGTCATGCTGAAGGCGCCGAACTGGTATTAACCAATGCACCTATCGCCCTGCGCATGGGTACTATCAATAAACTGGCTGAAGAAATTAACGCACCGGTTATCCCGGCAGACGTTACTATAACCGAAGATATTGAAAACCTGCTTACCAAAAGCATGGAACATTTTGGTGGCGGTGTAGATTTTATTTTACACTCCATAGGCATGAGCATCAATGTGCGTAAAGGCATTCACTATACCGAGAACAATTACGAGTTTACCCATAAGGGCCTTGATATATCGGCACTGAGCCTGCACCGTGTTTTAGCAACAGCCATGAAGATGGATGCCATTAACGAGTGGGGATCTGTAGTAGCCTTAACTTATATTGCTGCCCAGCGCGTATTCCCGGACTATAACGACATGACCGATAACAAAGCGTATTTAGAAAGTATTGCCCGCAACTTTGGCTACCAATATGGGGTTAAAAAGAATGTGCGCGTTAATACCATATCGCAATCGCCAACACGTACCACAGCAGGCTCGGGCGTTAAAGGCTTCGACGGCTTTATCAGCTATGCTGAAAAAATGAGCCCTCTTGGCAATGCCACCGCTCAAGAGTGTGCTAATTACTGCGTATCTCTATTTTCCGACCTTACCAAAATGGTAACTATGCAAAACCTCTTTCACGATGGTGGTTTCTCTTTTACCGGAGTTAGCCAGGCGGTTATTGAGCAAATGGAAAAATAG
- a CDS encoding acyl-CoA desaturase: protein MYILIFFLAHWFLSLFFQTFFLHRYASHKMFTTSRVFERIIYLLDYICLGSSFLNPRAYALMHREHHAYSDTEKDPHSPHFFTDVFQLMWATVLTYGDHLKRLKEPESRFTGNIPEWPLIDRIGSSIASRIVFGLLYTWYYVAFATEWWMYLLLPIHFLMGPIHGAIVNWCGHKYGYANFDNNDKSKNSTPFDFLMLGELFQNNHHKHPNSANFAKRWFEIDPVYPIMKVMHWVRLIKLRKAV, encoded by the coding sequence ATGTATATTTTAATTTTCTTTTTAGCCCATTGGTTTCTGTCGCTGTTCTTCCAGACTTTCTTTTTGCACAGGTATGCCTCTCATAAAATGTTCACTACCAGTAGGGTATTTGAGCGAATTATTTACTTATTAGACTACATCTGCTTAGGGTCTTCGTTTTTAAACCCGAGAGCTTACGCGCTGATGCATCGTGAACACCATGCTTATAGCGATACCGAAAAAGATCCGCATTCGCCACATTTTTTTACAGACGTATTCCAATTGATGTGGGCTACGGTGTTAACCTATGGCGACCATTTAAAAAGATTAAAAGAACCGGAATCACGGTTTACCGGAAATATTCCTGAATGGCCATTGATTGACCGCATTGGATCAAGCATTGCCTCGCGTATAGTTTTTGGACTTTTATACACCTGGTATTATGTTGCTTTTGCCACCGAGTGGTGGATGTATTTGTTATTGCCTATCCACTTTTTAATGGGCCCTATCCACGGAGCCATTGTAAACTGGTGTGGTCATAAATACGGATACGCCAACTTTGACAACAACGATAAATCAAAAAACAGTACTCCTTTCGATTTTTTAATGCTTGGCGAGTTGTTTCAAAACAACCACCACAAACATCCCAACAGCGCTAATTTTGCCAAACGTTGGTTTGAAATAGATCCGGTTTACCCCATCATGAAAGTTATGCATTGGGTTAGGCTAATTAAGTTAAGAAAAGCAGTTTAG
- a CDS encoding ferritin-like domain-containing protein — MNIFSIVEELEKVDPELNDRFNPRRAAIKNITSFGSKVALAALPFAIGNLFNRAYGAAPTQGVIDVLNFALKLEYLEAAFYNMGVSTGIAPSADAAAIATIASHENAHVAFLKGALGSSAVAQTSQGTAGIYDFTAGNTLPNYFVTKDWATFLTVANAFEDTGVRAYKGQAPNLMGSDYLQAALNIHSVEARHASHIRFMRRKLAGGNTPKSWITGNNDTGFPGVANNYAGEDLTVQATVDITKLTGATAGSTISVNAATEAFDEPLTMAQVVALVAPFGVK; from the coding sequence ATGAACATTTTCAGTATAGTAGAAGAATTAGAAAAGGTTGATCCTGAATTGAACGACAGGTTTAACCCGCGCCGCGCCGCCATCAAAAATATAACGAGCTTTGGCTCAAAAGTAGCATTGGCCGCTTTGCCATTTGCTATAGGTAACTTGTTTAACCGGGCTTACGGAGCAGCACCTACGCAAGGGGTAATTGATGTGTTGAATTTTGCCTTAAAGCTCGAGTATCTTGAAGCTGCGTTTTACAACATGGGCGTTAGTACAGGCATAGCACCGTCGGCAGATGCTGCAGCCATTGCCACCATTGCCTCACACGAAAACGCTCACGTAGCTTTTTTGAAAGGCGCATTGGGCAGCAGCGCTGTAGCGCAAACCTCGCAAGGTACCGCTGGTATCTATGACTTTACCGCTGGTAACACTTTGCCAAATTATTTTGTGACTAAAGATTGGGCAACCTTTCTTACTGTTGCTAACGCTTTTGAAGATACAGGCGTGCGCGCCTACAAAGGGCAGGCTCCAAACTTAATGGGTAGTGATTATTTGCAAGCCGCTCTTAATATTCACTCGGTTGAGGCTCGTCACGCGTCGCACATCCGTTTTATGCGCAGAAAATTAGCCGGTGGCAATACGCCAAAATCATGGATTACCGGTAACAACGATACGGGCTTTCCCGGCGTTGCCAACAACTACGCTGGTGAGGATTTAACTGTACAGGCTACGGTTGATATTACCAAACTAACAGGTGCCACAGCAGGTTCAACCATATCTGTAAATGCAGCCACCGAGGCGTTTGATGAGCCTTTAACCATGGCACAAGTTGTTGCTTTAGTAGCGCCTTTTGGCGTTAAGTAA
- a CDS encoding ATP-dependent Clp protease ATP-binding subunit yields the protein MEAKFSPRVKDVISYSREEALRLGHDYIGTEHLLLGLIRDGDGVAIKLLKSLAVDTARLRRAIEDAVKGTSGTNVNIGSIPLTKQAEKVLKITYLEAKIFKSDVIGTEHLLLSILRDEDNIASQILMQFNVNYEIFKGEVDSHKNDVTDEMPGSSTGGDDDFREEESFSQPKKVSDIKSKTPVLDNFGRDLTKAAEDGKLDPIVGREKEIERVSQILSRRKKNNPILIGEPGVGKSAIAEGLALRIVQRKVSRVLFNKRVVTLDLASLVAGTKYRGQFEERMKAVMNELEKSPDVILFIDEIHTIVGAGGASGSLDASNMFKPALARGEIQCIGATTLDEYRQYIEKDGALDRRFQKVMVEPATPDETIEILNRIKEKYEEHHGVTYTPEAINACVALTARYITDRFLPDKAIDALDESGSRVHLTNIHVPQNILDVEQKIEQIKIEKNKVVRSQKYEEAAKLRDTEKHLLEELEQAKAVWEAETKSKRYTVTEDNVAEVVSMMTGIPVQRVGQADSQKLLNMAEKVADKIIGQDDAIKKLAKAIQRTRAGLKDPKKPIGSFIFLGPTGVGKTELAKELARFMFDTEDALIQIDMSEYMEKFAVSRLVGAPPGYVGYEEGGQLTEKVRRKPYSVVLLDEIEKAHPDVFNILLQVLDEGQLTDSLGRKVDFRNTIVIMTSNIGARQLKDFGQGVGFSTAAKVNQADSHSRGVIESALKRAFAPEFLNRIDDVIVFNSLGKEEIFKIIDIELASLFGRVHALGYDIKLTENAKEFIAEKGFDSQFGARPLKRAIQKYLEDPIAEEILKGELVEGEIMDVDFDKETNEIKVIGKHTGGERKQEEEEKKD from the coding sequence ATGGAAGCTAAATTTTCGCCCCGTGTTAAAGATGTCATCTCATACAGCAGAGAAGAGGCCCTGCGCCTTGGCCATGATTATATAGGGACAGAACATCTTTTGTTAGGGCTTATCCGCGATGGTGATGGTGTTGCAATTAAGCTGTTAAAAAGCTTGGCCGTTGATACCGCCCGCCTTCGCCGCGCAATAGAGGATGCTGTAAAAGGAACATCGGGAACGAATGTTAATATTGGCAGTATACCTTTAACCAAACAGGCTGAAAAGGTATTGAAGATAACTTACCTGGAAGCTAAGATTTTTAAAAGTGACGTGATTGGTACGGAGCATCTGCTGCTATCGATATTACGTGATGAAGATAATATTGCATCGCAAATACTGATGCAGTTTAACGTAAATTACGAAATATTTAAAGGGGAAGTGGATTCGCATAAAAACGACGTTACTGACGAGATGCCTGGTTCTTCAACCGGCGGAGATGATGATTTCCGAGAGGAAGAATCGTTCAGCCAGCCTAAGAAAGTGTCGGACATTAAATCAAAAACTCCGGTTTTAGATAACTTTGGCCGCGATTTAACCAAGGCCGCCGAGGATGGCAAACTTGACCCGATTGTTGGCCGTGAGAAGGAAATTGAAAGGGTATCGCAAATCCTATCCCGTCGTAAAAAGAATAACCCTATCCTCATCGGTGAACCTGGTGTTGGTAAATCGGCGATAGCCGAAGGATTAGCTTTACGCATAGTACAACGTAAAGTGTCAAGGGTATTATTTAACAAACGTGTAGTTACGCTTGATTTAGCTTCATTGGTGGCCGGTACCAAATACCGCGGCCAGTTTGAGGAAAGAATGAAGGCCGTAATGAACGAGCTTGAAAAATCGCCGGATGTAATTTTGTTTATCGATGAGATTCATACCATTGTTGGTGCTGGCGGAGCTTCTGGTTCGTTAGATGCATCAAATATGTTTAAACCGGCCTTAGCCCGTGGAGAAATCCAATGCATCGGTGCCACTACGTTGGATGAATATCGTCAGTATATTGAAAAGGATGGCGCTTTAGACCGTCGTTTTCAAAAAGTGATGGTTGAACCAGCTACACCTGATGAAACCATTGAAATATTGAACCGCATTAAGGAAAAATACGAAGAGCACCATGGTGTTACCTATACTCCTGAAGCTATCAATGCTTGTGTTGCCTTAACCGCCCGTTACATTACCGACAGGTTTTTACCTGACAAGGCTATTGATGCCTTAGACGAATCGGGATCACGCGTTCACTTAACCAATATCCATGTGCCTCAAAATATATTGGATGTTGAACAGAAGATTGAACAGATCAAGATCGAAAAAAACAAAGTAGTCCGCAGTCAAAAATACGAGGAAGCCGCCAAGCTTCGCGATACAGAAAAACATTTACTGGAAGAACTTGAACAAGCCAAAGCGGTTTGGGAAGCCGAAACCAAATCAAAACGTTATACTGTTACCGAGGATAATGTAGCCGAAGTAGTATCAATGATGACAGGTATACCTGTACAGCGTGTTGGACAGGCTGACAGCCAGAAACTGCTGAACATGGCCGAAAAGGTTGCCGATAAGATTATCGGCCAGGATGATGCCATTAAAAAATTAGCTAAAGCTATCCAGCGTACCCGTGCCGGATTAAAAGATCCGAAGAAGCCAATAGGTAGCTTTATATTTTTGGGACCTACAGGTGTTGGTAAAACGGAATTGGCTAAAGAGCTTGCCCGCTTTATGTTTGATACCGAAGACGCTTTGATCCAGATTGACATGAGTGAATACATGGAAAAATTTGCGGTATCGCGTTTGGTAGGAGCGCCTCCGGGGTATGTAGGTTACGAAGAAGGCGGACAGCTAACCGAAAAGGTACGCAGAAAACCATACTCGGTAGTGTTGTTGGATGAGATTGAAAAAGCGCACCCTGATGTATTTAATATCCTGTTGCAGGTGTTAGACGAAGGCCAGTTGACTGATTCTTTAGGTCGCAAGGTTGATTTCAGAAACACCATCGTGATTATGACATCAAACATTGGTGCCCGCCAGTTGAAAGATTTTGGGCAAGGCGTTGGTTTTAGCACCGCTGCCAAGGTAAATCAGGCTGATTCGCATTCAAGAGGTGTGATTGAAAGCGCTTTGAAACGTGCCTTTGCACCCGAGTTCTTAAATCGTATTGATGATGTCATCGTGTTTAACTCTTTGGGTAAAGAAGAGATATTCAAAATTATCGATATTGAGTTAGCATCATTGTTTGGTAGAGTACACGCTTTAGGTTACGATATTAAGCTGACAGAGAACGCCAAAGAATTTATTGCCGAAAAAGGTTTCGATTCGCAATTTGGAGCTCGTCCGTTAAAACGTGCTATCCAGAAATACCTGGAAGATCCGATTGCCGAAGAGATTTTGAAAGGTGAATTAGTTGAAGGTGAAATTATGGATGTTGATTTTGACAAGGAAACCAACGAGATAAAAGTAATTGGCAAACACACCGGCGGCGAGCGGAAGCAGGAAGAAGAGGAGAAAAAGGACTGA
- a CDS encoding response regulator, giving the protein MIDQPFLTLIIYMGRKRILIVEDDAFIVDALSMVLEEQGFDVSSSVDGEIFQSPIIEHPDLILLDIRLSGTDRRDICKWLKAHPDMKHIPVILISGNRDIQKIHEECGANDYIVKPFELDDLLNKVNLFTAN; this is encoded by the coding sequence ATGATTGATCAGCCTTTTTTAACATTGATTATTTATATGGGCCGTAAAAGGATTTTGATTGTTGAGGATGATGCCTTTATTGTTGATGCATTAAGCATGGTGCTTGAAGAGCAAGGATTTGATGTATCGAGTTCGGTAGATGGTGAAATATTTCAATCGCCCATTATTGAACATCCCGATTTAATTTTACTTGACATTCGTTTGAGTGGCACCGATCGGAGGGATATTTGTAAATGGCTTAAAGCGCATCCCGATATGAAACACATTCCGGTAATCCTGATCTCCGGGAACAGGGATATTCAAAAAATTCATGAAGAATGCGGCGCTAATGATTATATTGTAAAGCCCTTTGAATTAGACGATTTGTTGAACAAGGTTAACCTGTTTACCGCTAATTAG